The following are from one region of the Oncorhynchus masou masou isolate Uvic2021 chromosome 24, UVic_Omas_1.1, whole genome shotgun sequence genome:
- the LOC135511533 gene encoding gremlin-2-like, giving the protein MYRQFVLSILLAGVLCLVGGDTRKTRLQGSIPNPFKGNGNTSDKRTRKQEILASSQEALVVTERKYLKSDWCKTQPLRQTVSEEGCLSRTVINRFCYGQCNSFYIPRHVKTEQESFRSCAFCRPQRFTTLTVELDCPDLQPPFRHRKIQRVKQCRCISVSVGDSGKR; this is encoded by the coding sequence ATGTACAGACAGTTTGTTCTGTCAATCCTGCTTGCAGGCGTCCTGTGCCTGGTGGGCGGCGACACCCGCAAGACCCGCCTCCAAGGCTCCATCCCCAACCCTTTCAAAGGGAACGGCAACACCTCTGACAAACGCACCCGTAAACAGGAAATACTTGCCTCCAGCCAGGAAGCGCTGGTCGTCACAGAGAGGAAGTACCTGAAGAGTGACTGGTGCAAGACCCAGCCGCTGCGTCAGACGGTGAGCGAGGAGGGCTGCCTCAGTCGTACCGTCATCAACAGGTTCTGCTACGGACAGTGTAACTCCTTCTATATCCCACGACACGTTAAGACGGAGCAGGAGTCCTTCCGGTCCTGTGCTTTCTGCCGGCCGCAGCGTTTCACCACGCTGACCGTAGAGCTGGACTGTCCCGACCTCCAGCCGCCCTTCAGGCACCGCAAGATCCAGAGAGTCAAACAGTGTCGCTGTATATCGGTCTCCGTCGGTGACTCTGGGAAGCGGTGA
- the LOC135513360 gene encoding uncharacterized protein LOC135513360, with protein MATVLLGGPTYCNPDDSVCLSLLLVSLSREINLEGSPRSDQPSAGSWYRLPLLGRACGPPDRCWGCGWWNVVGWPCRTLDCLLICPVKSHTNCLSNGPTSTHPHHSQQLPTPDQQLPLPPPRPTSTSSSHPHAPPPAAAPTPTPDQQLPRPTSSSHAHARPAAPTPTPDQQLPRPRPTSSSHATTTASSSHATTTASSSHATTTASSSHAHHSQQLPPPRPTSTSSSHPHARPAPAAPTPTPDQHQQLPPPRPTSTSSSHPHARPAPAAPTPTPDQHQQLPPPRPTSTSSSHPHARPAPAAPTPTTASSSHPHHSQQLPPPPQPAAPTPTPDQQLPPPRPTSTSSSHAPHSQQLPPPPQPAAPTPTPDQHQQLPPPPPRPTSSSHPHARPAPAAPTPTPDQHQQLPPPRPTSSSHPHARPAAPTPTPDQQLPPPRPTSSSHPHARPAPPHARPAAPTTASSSHPHHSQQLPPPPPPQPAAPTPTTASSSHPHARPAPAAPTPTTIHPHARSATPTPTTASSSHPHARPAPAAPTPTTIHPHARSATPTPTTASSSHPHPHHSQQLPPPPQPAAPTPTPDQHQQLPPPPPPPSTPTPDQQLPPPPQPAAPRPHARPPIMSQMEPLSLHSALLLTWALE; from the coding sequence atggctacagtgttgttaggtggaccaacctactgtaacccaGACGACAGTGTTTGTCTTTCCCTGCTGTTGGTTAGTTTATCCAGGGAGATAAACCTTGAGGGCAGCCCCAGGTCTGACCAGCCCAGCGCAGGGAGCTGGTACCGCCTTCCCCTGCTGGGTCGGGCCTGTGGTCCCCCTGATCGGTGCTGGGGCTGTGGTTGGTGGAACGTGGTTGGCTGGCCCTGCAGAACCCTGGACTGTTTGCTGATTTGCCCTGTGAAATCCCACACAAACTGTCTCTCTAATGGACCAACATCAACCCACCCCCACCACAGCCAGCAGCTCCCCACGCCCGACCAGCAGCTCCCACTCCCACCCCCACGCCCGACCAGCACCAGCAGCTCCCACCCCCACGCCCCACCACCAGCAGCAGCTCCCACGCCCACGCCCGACCAGCAGCTCCCACGCCCGACCAGCAGCTCCCACGCCCACGCCCGACCAGCAGCTCCCACGCCCACGCCCGACCAGCAGCTCCCACGCCCACGCCCGACCAGCAGCTCCCACGCCACCACCACAGCCAGCAGCTCCCACGCCACCACCACAGCCAGCAGCTCCCACGCCACCACCACAGCCAGCAGCTCCCACGCCCACCACAGCCAGCAGCTCCCACCCCCACGCCCGACCAGCACCAGCAGCTCCCACCCCCACGCCCGACCAGCACCAGCAGCTCCCACCCCCACGCCCGACCAGCACCAGCAGCTCCCACCCCCACGCCCGACCAGCACCAGCAGCTCCCACCCCCACGCCCGACCAGCACCAGCAGCTCCCACCCCCACGCCCGACCAGCACCAGCAGCTCCCACCCCCACGCCCGACCAGCACCAGCAGCTCCCACCCCCACGCCCGACCAGCACCAGCAGCTCCCACCCCCACCACAGCCAGCAGCTCCCACCCCCACCACAGCCAGCAGCTCCCACCCCCACCACAGCCAGCAGCTCCCACCCCCACGCCCGACCAGCAGCTCCCACCCCCACGCCCGACCAGCACCAGCAGCTCCCACGCCCCCCACAGCCAGCAGCTCCCACCCCCACCACAGCCAGCAGCTCCCACGCCCACGCCCGACCAGCACCAGcagctcccacccccacccccacgcCCGACCAGCAGCTCCCACCCCCACGCCCGACCAGCACCAGCAGCTCCCACCCCCACGCCCGACCAGCACCAGCAGCTCCCACCCCCACGCCCGACCAGCAGCTCCCACCCCCACGCCCGACCAGCAGCTCCCACCCCCACGCCCGACCAGCAGCTCCCACCCCCACGCCCGACCAGCAGCTCCCACCCCCACGCCCGACCAGCCCCACCCCACGCCCGACCAGCAGCCCCCACCACAGCCAGCAGCTCCCACCCCCACCACAGCCAGcagctcccacccccacccccaccacagccAGCAGCTCCCACCCCCACCACAGCCAGCAGCTCCCACCCCCACGCCCGACCAGCACCAGCAgctcccacccccaccaccatccACCCCCACGCCCGATCAGCAACTCCCACCCCCACCACAGCCAGCAGCTCCCACCCCCACGCCCGACCAGCACCAGCAgctcccacccccaccaccatccACCCCCACGCCCGATCAGCAACTCCCACCCCCACCACAGCCAGcagctcccacccccacccccaccacagccAGCAGCTCCCACCCCCACCACAGCCAGCAGCTCCCACCCCCACGCCCGACCAGCACCAGcagctcccacccccacccccaccaccatccACCCCCACGCCCGATCAGCAACTCCCACCCCCACCACAGCCAGCAGCTCCCCGACCCCACGCCCGACCACCAattatgtcccaaatggaacccctttccctacatagtgcactactattgacctggGCCCTGGAATGA